In the genome of Dyadobacter fermentans DSM 18053, the window CCCTTTTTCTTCCAGCCGGTGCAATGCCGCATGCACCGCGCCCAGGTTCACCGACCGGTTCATTTGCTGCTCGATTTCATTGGTAATGGCAGCGCCGTACGCATCGCCGGCCAGAATCGCCACAGCCAGCAAGACCACCTCTTCAAATTCTCCCAGGTAGGTTCCTTTCATAGGAATTGATTTTTTCTTTAAATGTATAACAAATACGTGCCTCAGTTGCAAAAATGCATTTGCAGCTTGAAAACGGGCTTTCTGCCGATCGACGCTGTCCAGAACCGGACATTTCACGTGCCTGCCGGACAATACTTGCGGTCATTTGTACGGAAAGCCGTTAATTTGCTTTTCCTGTACATTGCTGCACCTGTTTATGGTTTTCGACTTCCGCCTGCAAGTTTTCCAGACCGTCGCACGACGCCTTAGTTTTACCAAGGCTGCAGCCGAGCTTTTCATTACCCAACCCGCGGTGACGAAG includes:
- a CDS encoding PadR family transcriptional regulator; translated protein: MKGTYLGEFEEVVLLAVAILAGDAYGAAITNEIEQQMNRSVNLGAVHAALHRLEEKGLLSSRLGGATAERGGRSKRFFTMTMAGNKALDNIREIRNRMWNAIPKPA